From the Lycium ferocissimum isolate CSIRO_LF1 unplaced genomic scaffold, AGI_CSIRO_Lferr_CH_V1 ctg3077, whole genome shotgun sequence genome, one window contains:
- the LOC132043942 gene encoding SH3 domain-containing protein 2-like isoform X1 gives MEAIKKQATKLREQVAKQQQAILRQLGHLGHESVMVDEAELEIHQRLQELYISTRAAKHFQRDIVRGVEGYISTSKKQMEIARKLADNCYKYGGENQNNPSTLPKVAVEFGTSHAAMEDQREIMLGVLGQQVCEPLRASIHGAPLEDARHLTHRYDRMRQEFESQATEVIRRQSKFREASTESLAKLKNAETRLSELKSSVLVLGKEATDAMLSVEEEQQQITFQKLRTMVDAERSYHQNVVSILEKLYSEMLEEEQLNESSPQSSNSPRVLHDTTSNGTEHPEAEDKSPTHFSAKVPFSKNFSAKVMHSFEAQADGELSLEVGDDVVVRQVAPNGWSEGECNGKSGWFPSAYAEKSHKVPASKMAETDTTP, from the exons ATGGAAGCTATAAAGAAACAAGCAACTAAATTGAGGGAGCAAGTTGCTAAGCAACAACAG GCTATTTTGAGACAACTAGGGCACTTGGGCCATGAATCTGTGATGGTCGATGAAGCAGAACTGGAGATTCATCAGCGACTTCAGGAATTATATATATCTACAAGGGCTGCGAAG CATTTCCAGAGGGATATTGTTCGTGGTGTAGAAGGATATATATCAACAAGTAAAAAACAAATGGAAATAG CTAGAAAGTTGGCAGATAATTGTTATAAATACGGGGGTGAGAATCAAAATAATCCTTCTACCTTGCCAAAGGTTGCCGTGGAATTTGGAACTTCACATGCTGCAATGGAAGATCAAAGGGAAATTATGCTAGGAGTACTTGGACAACAG GTTTGTGAGCCGTTGAGAGCATCAATACATGGTGCTCCTTTAGAAGATGCTCGCCATTTGACTCACCGCTATGACAGAATGCGCCAGGAGTTTGAATCCCAG GCTACTGAAGTAATAAGACGCCAATCAAAGTTTAGAGAAGCTTCTACTGAAAGTTTGGCAAAGCTTAAAAATGCAGAAACAAGATTGTCGGAGCTCAAATCTTCGGTGTTGGTTCTTGGCAAAGAAGCAACTGATGCCATGTTATCTGTAGAGGAGGAGCAGCAGCAGATTACTTTCCAAAAGCTTCGTACCATG GTCGATGCTGAAAGATCTTATCATCAGAATGTTGTTTccattttggagaagttgtatTCTGAG ATGCTTGAAGAAGAGCAATTAAATGAGTCATCTCCACAATCTTCAAATTCACCAAGAGTTTTGCATGATACAACTTCAAATGGAACTGAGCATCCAGAAGCTGAGGATAAAAGTCCTACCCATTTTAGTGCCAAGGTACCCTTCTCAAAAAATTTTAGTGCCAAG GTCATGCACTCGTTTGAAGCCCAAGCAGATGGCGAGCTAAGTCTAGAGGTTGGCGATGATGTGGTAGTTCGGCAG GTAGCTCCAAATGGATGGTCTGAAGGAGAATGCAACGGTAAGTCCGGTTGGTTTCCCTCGGCTTATGCTGAAAAGTCACACAAAGTACCAGCAAGCAAAATGGCGGAAACGGATACCACCCCATAA
- the LOC132043942 gene encoding SH3 domain-containing protein 2-like isoform X2, which yields MEAIKKQATKLREQVAKQQQAILRQLGHLGHESVMVDEAELEIHQRLQELYISTRAAKHFQRDIVRGVEGYISTSKKQMEIARKLADNCYKYGGENQNNPSTLPKVAVEFGTSHAAMEDQREIMLGVLGQQVCEPLRASIHGAPLEDARHLTHRYDRMRQEFESQATEVIRRQSKFREASTESLAKLKNAETRLSELKSSVLVLGKEATDAMLSVEEEQQQITFQKLRTMVDAERSYHQNVVSILEKLYSEMLEEEQLNESSPQSSNSPRVLHDTTSNGTEHPEAEDKSPTHFSAKVMHSFEAQADGELSLEVGDDVVVRQVAPNGWSEGECNGKSGWFPSAYAEKSHKVPASKMAETDTTP from the exons ATGGAAGCTATAAAGAAACAAGCAACTAAATTGAGGGAGCAAGTTGCTAAGCAACAACAG GCTATTTTGAGACAACTAGGGCACTTGGGCCATGAATCTGTGATGGTCGATGAAGCAGAACTGGAGATTCATCAGCGACTTCAGGAATTATATATATCTACAAGGGCTGCGAAG CATTTCCAGAGGGATATTGTTCGTGGTGTAGAAGGATATATATCAACAAGTAAAAAACAAATGGAAATAG CTAGAAAGTTGGCAGATAATTGTTATAAATACGGGGGTGAGAATCAAAATAATCCTTCTACCTTGCCAAAGGTTGCCGTGGAATTTGGAACTTCACATGCTGCAATGGAAGATCAAAGGGAAATTATGCTAGGAGTACTTGGACAACAG GTTTGTGAGCCGTTGAGAGCATCAATACATGGTGCTCCTTTAGAAGATGCTCGCCATTTGACTCACCGCTATGACAGAATGCGCCAGGAGTTTGAATCCCAG GCTACTGAAGTAATAAGACGCCAATCAAAGTTTAGAGAAGCTTCTACTGAAAGTTTGGCAAAGCTTAAAAATGCAGAAACAAGATTGTCGGAGCTCAAATCTTCGGTGTTGGTTCTTGGCAAAGAAGCAACTGATGCCATGTTATCTGTAGAGGAGGAGCAGCAGCAGATTACTTTCCAAAAGCTTCGTACCATG GTCGATGCTGAAAGATCTTATCATCAGAATGTTGTTTccattttggagaagttgtatTCTGAG ATGCTTGAAGAAGAGCAATTAAATGAGTCATCTCCACAATCTTCAAATTCACCAAGAGTTTTGCATGATACAACTTCAAATGGAACTGAGCATCCAGAAGCTGAGGATAAAAGTCCTACCCATTTTAGTGCCAAG GTCATGCACTCGTTTGAAGCCCAAGCAGATGGCGAGCTAAGTCTAGAGGTTGGCGATGATGTGGTAGTTCGGCAG GTAGCTCCAAATGGATGGTCTGAAGGAGAATGCAACGGTAAGTCCGGTTGGTTTCCCTCGGCTTATGCTGAAAAGTCACACAAAGTACCAGCAAGCAAAATGGCGGAAACGGATACCACCCCATAA
- the LOC132043930 gene encoding uncharacterized protein LOC132043930, whose protein sequence is MVEWVVYALYLINNCPNLERLQITFLKSNVSNSKAVVKRVIHQLRSQGLPHSALKQLKRVDIKLMLFSELAMEFVKYVLSSATVLEIISIVTCAKFSQRGMEIMEEVKQFPQSSPIVEFIYKEVDHIYFDIL, encoded by the exons aTGGTTGAGTGGGTTGTGTATGCACTTTACTTGATCAACAACTGCCCCAATTTGGAAAGGCTCCAAATTACT TTCCTCAAATCTAATGTGTCTAACTCTAAGGCTGTCGTGAAGCGTGTTATACATCAGCTGCGATCCCAAGGACTGCCACATAGTGCACTGAAGCAGCTCAAAAGGGTGGATATAAAACTCATGCTGTTTTCTGAACTTGCAATGGAATTTGTGAAGTATGTATTGTCATCTGCAACTGTACTCGAAATAATAAGCATTGTGACTTGTGCAAAGTTCAGTCAGCGGGGAATGGAAATAATGGAGGAGGTAAAGCAATTCCCTCAATCATCACCCATTGTAGAATTTATATACAAAGAAGTAGaccatatatattttgatattctATAA
- the LOC132043938 gene encoding F-box/FBD/LRR-repeat protein At1g13570-like, whose product MRSGKRPAADRISSLPCDVLEKILGCLPLHYAVRTSVLSREWRYKWAVRSELMFDDNVDKGLFLKTIIYQVLLLHQGPLRKFSLPVPKYVLFPDIDNWIMFLSKKNVQEFSLRFCYSEDFLLPSHLFKFHDLRHLELLSCKFRPAPNFKAFSRLVTLDFRFVTFEPTSFQTLLSSSPLLERVKLKWCTQFDNFIVDAPHLKFFEFYGTARSYCFKNAPLLEEIIMARACHEISKVIIIIEKFDRRITGFAP is encoded by the coding sequence ATGAGAAGTGGGAAAAGGCCTGCTGCAGATAGAATTAGCAGTTTGCCTTGTGATGTTCTTGAGAAGATTTTAGGATGTCTGCCTTTGCATTATGCTGTAAGGACAAGTGTTTTGTCACGAGAATGGAGGTACAAATGGGCAGTACGTTCTGAACTAATGTTTGATGATAATGTTGACAAAGGACTCTTCCTGAAAACTATTATTTACCAAGTTCTGTTACTCCATCAAGGACCACTACGTAAATTTAGCCTCCCGGTCCCTAAATACGTGCTTTTTCCTGATATTGATAACTGGATTATGTTTCTGTCAAAGAAAAATGTCCAAGAATTCTCACTTAGATTTTGTTACAGCGAGGACTTTCTTCTCCCTTCTCACCTATTCAAATTTCACGATCTAAGGCACCTGGAGCTTTTAAGTTGTAAATTCCGCCCTGCTCCCAACTTTAAAGCTTTTAGTAGGCTTGTTACCCTCGACTTTCGGTTTGTGACCTTCGAGCCTACATCTTTTCAGACACTCCTTTCAAGCAGCCCATTACTTGAACGTGTAAAATTGAAGTGGTGCACTCAATTTGATAACTTCATTGTTGATGCCCCTCATCTCAAATTCTTTGAATTTTACGGAACAGCAAGATCTTATTGCttcaaaaatgcccctctacttGAGGAAATTATAATGGCCAGGGCTTGTcatgagatttcaaaggtaattatAATTATTGAGAAATTTGACCGACGCATTACTGGATTTGCCCCGTAA
- the LOC132043942 gene encoding SH3 domain-containing protein 2-like isoform X3, whose amino-acid sequence MAILRQLGHLGHESVMVDEAELEIHQRLQELYISTRAAKHFQRDIVRGVEGYISTSKKQMEIARKLADNCYKYGGENQNNPSTLPKVAVEFGTSHAAMEDQREIMLGVLGQQVCEPLRASIHGAPLEDARHLTHRYDRMRQEFESQATEVIRRQSKFREASTESLAKLKNAETRLSELKSSVLVLGKEATDAMLSVEEEQQQITFQKLRTMVDAERSYHQNVVSILEKLYSEMLEEEQLNESSPQSSNSPRVLHDTTSNGTEHPEAEDKSPTHFSAKVPFSKNFSAKVMHSFEAQADGELSLEVGDDVVVRQVAPNGWSEGECNGKSGWFPSAYAEKSHKVPASKMAETDTTP is encoded by the exons ATG GCTATTTTGAGACAACTAGGGCACTTGGGCCATGAATCTGTGATGGTCGATGAAGCAGAACTGGAGATTCATCAGCGACTTCAGGAATTATATATATCTACAAGGGCTGCGAAG CATTTCCAGAGGGATATTGTTCGTGGTGTAGAAGGATATATATCAACAAGTAAAAAACAAATGGAAATAG CTAGAAAGTTGGCAGATAATTGTTATAAATACGGGGGTGAGAATCAAAATAATCCTTCTACCTTGCCAAAGGTTGCCGTGGAATTTGGAACTTCACATGCTGCAATGGAAGATCAAAGGGAAATTATGCTAGGAGTACTTGGACAACAG GTTTGTGAGCCGTTGAGAGCATCAATACATGGTGCTCCTTTAGAAGATGCTCGCCATTTGACTCACCGCTATGACAGAATGCGCCAGGAGTTTGAATCCCAG GCTACTGAAGTAATAAGACGCCAATCAAAGTTTAGAGAAGCTTCTACTGAAAGTTTGGCAAAGCTTAAAAATGCAGAAACAAGATTGTCGGAGCTCAAATCTTCGGTGTTGGTTCTTGGCAAAGAAGCAACTGATGCCATGTTATCTGTAGAGGAGGAGCAGCAGCAGATTACTTTCCAAAAGCTTCGTACCATG GTCGATGCTGAAAGATCTTATCATCAGAATGTTGTTTccattttggagaagttgtatTCTGAG ATGCTTGAAGAAGAGCAATTAAATGAGTCATCTCCACAATCTTCAAATTCACCAAGAGTTTTGCATGATACAACTTCAAATGGAACTGAGCATCCAGAAGCTGAGGATAAAAGTCCTACCCATTTTAGTGCCAAGGTACCCTTCTCAAAAAATTTTAGTGCCAAG GTCATGCACTCGTTTGAAGCCCAAGCAGATGGCGAGCTAAGTCTAGAGGTTGGCGATGATGTGGTAGTTCGGCAG GTAGCTCCAAATGGATGGTCTGAAGGAGAATGCAACGGTAAGTCCGGTTGGTTTCCCTCGGCTTATGCTGAAAAGTCACACAAAGTACCAGCAAGCAAAATGGCGGAAACGGATACCACCCCATAA
- the LOC132043937 gene encoding LRR receptor-like serine/threonine-protein kinase FEI 1 gives MGVFFLKIQELLILVVLLLCISSRVTLALSPDGQALVNFRTSIPGSDGVLEKWRPEDSDPCGWKGVQCDPKSKRVTSLSLPYHRLSGPISPDIAKLDQLQFLFLHDNNFYGTIPPTLGNCTKLKSLFLQGNYLSGPIPDELGNLPELEQLDLSSNSLSGIIPPSLGKLNNLGTFNVSTNFLVGQIPSDGHLANFGNDSQENFLLQMAESFKYADLIVLSSSAILYIQRFLFFFFSLFHFIPFMLPGNVSYFPCLSAQNQSKNGRLLISASATVGALLLVALMCFWGCFLYKRLGKNDGKTLGKDICAASIVMFHGDLPYSSKDIIKKLETLDEQHIIGSGGFGTVYKLAMDDGNIFALKRIIKMNEGFDRFFERELEILGSIKHRYLVNLRGYCNSPTSKLLIYDFLSGGSLDEVLHERSEQLDWGARLTVIMGAAKGLAYLHHDCSPRVIHRDIKASNILLDGNFEARVSDFGLAKLLGDEESHITTIVAGTFGYLAPEYMQGGRATEKTDVYSFGVLVLEVISGKRPTDASYIEKGFNIVGWLNFLASENRRMEIVDPLCERVQTESLDSLLSVATQCVSSNPDERPTMHRVVQILESEVMTPCPSDFYDSD, from the exons ATGGGCGTcttctttttgaaaattcagGAGCTGTTGATTTTAGTCGTGCTATTGCTTTGCATTTCCTCAAGAGTTACGCTAGCTCTCAGTCCTGATG GTCAAGCACTCGTCAACTTTAGGACCTCAATACCTGGTTCAGATGGTGTTCTCGAGAAGTGGAGACCAGAAGATTCTGACCCTTGTGGCTGGAAAGGAGTACAATGTGACCCAAAATCAAAGAGAGTTACATCTTT AAGCCTCCCTTATCACAGACTGAGTGGACCCATTTCACCAGATATCGCGAAGCTAGACCAGTTGCAGTTTCT ATTTCTTCATGACAATAATTTCTATGGGACAATACCTCCTACATTGGGAAATTGTACAAAGCTGAAATCCTT GTTTCTCCAGGGTAACTATTTAAGCGGACCGATTCCTGATGAGTTGGGGAACCTTCCTGAGCTTGAGCAGCT AGACCTTTCAAGCAACTCTCTCAGTGGAATCATTCCACCATCCCTTGGCAAGCTGAACAATCTTGGCACTTT CAACGTGTCGACAAATTTCTTGGTTGGGCAAATACCTTCGGATGGACACCTTGCCAACTTTGGAAATGATTC ACAAGAAAACTTTTTACTTCAAATGGCGGAATCATTTAAGTATGCAGACCTCATAGTTTTAAGTAGCAGCGCTATATTATATATTCAGCGCtttctgttttttttcttttcattatttCACTTCATTCCTTTCATGTTACCTGGTAATGTCTCATACTTTCCATGTTTGTCGGCCCAAAACCAAAGTAAGAATGGTCGACTACTTATAAGTGCATCTGCCACTGTGGGTGCGCTGCTATTGGTGGCACTCATGTGTTTCTGGGGCTGTTTCCTCTACAAGAGACTGGGAAAAAATGACGGCAAAACTCTTGGGAAGGATATTTGTGCAG cATCGATTGTGATGTTTCATGGAGATTTGCCCTACTCTTCAAAGGATATCATCAAAAAGTTGGAGACACTGGATGAACAACACATAATTGGTTCTGGGGGGTTTGGAACTGTTTACAAGCTTGCAATGGATGACGGCAATATATTTGCGTTGAAGAGAATTATCAAGATGAATGAAGGCTTCGATAGATTCTTTGAAAGGGAGCTTGAAATTCTTGGAAGCATTAAGCACCGGTATCTGGTAAATCTTCGAGGGTATTGCAATTCTCCAACATCAAAGCTGTTGATTTATGACTTCTTATCCGGAGGTAGCCTAGATGAAGTTCTGCACG AGAGATCTGAGCAACTAGACTGGGGTGCACGGCTAACTGTGATCATGGGAGCTGCGAAAGGGCTGGCTTATTTACATCACGATTGTTCCCCTCGAGTAATACACCGAGACATAAAGGCTAGCAACATTTTGCTTGATGGCAACTTTGAGGCTCGAGTATCTGATTTTGGACTGGCCAAATTACTCGGGGATGAGGAGTCTCACATCACAACAATTGTAGCCGGAACATTTGGGTATTTAGCTCCAG aaTACATGCAGGGTGGTAGGGCTACAGAAAAGACTGATGTGTATAGTTTTGGAGTCCTGGTTCTGGAAGTCATAAGTGGAAAGCGGCCCACTGATGCATCATATATTGAGAAGGGCTTCAATATCGTTGGCTGG CTGAATTTTTTAGCGTCTGAGAATCGACGAATGGAGATAGTTGATCCGCTTTGTGAACGAGTACAGACTGAAAGCCTCGATTCCCTACTTTCAGTTGCCACACAGTGTGTATCTTCAAACCCCGACGAGAGGCCCACCATGCACAGGGTTGTTCAGATTCTTGAATCTGAAGTCATGACACCATGTCCCAGTGACTTCTATGATTCGGATTGA
- the LOC132043932 gene encoding uncharacterized protein LOC132043932 has product MAVETANQPKIRWGELEDDAEDLDFLLPPKQVFGPDSNGVKKVVEYKFNDEGNKVKITTTTRIRKLANARLSKGAIERRNWPKFGDAVHEDVGARLTMVSTEEIILERPRAPGSNKDEAKASGDSLAQIGKAGAVLMVCRTCGKKGDHWTSKCPFKDLAQPSETFMDKPPSAEAPAAGGAGSQKSAYVPPSMRGGAAERAGGGGTEMRRRNEENSVRVTNLSEDTREADLLELFRPFGHVSRVYVAIDQKTGMSRGFGFVNFVNREDADKAINKLNGYGYDNLILRVEWAAPRAT; this is encoded by the exons ATGGCGGTGGAAACAGCAAACCAACCAAAAATCCGATGGGGAGAATTAGAAGACGATGCAGAGGACTTAGATTTCCTGTTACCACCGAAACAAGTATTTGGACCAGATTCAAATGGGGTAAAGAAAGTAGTGGAATACAAGTTTAATGATGAAGGTAACAAGGTGAAAATAACAACCACAACACGTATACGTAAGCTAGCTAATGCTAGGCTCAGTAAAGGTGCTATTGAGAGGAGGAATTGGCCTAAATTTGGTGATGCTGTTCACGAAGATGTTGGTGCTAGACTTACTATGGTTTCTACTGAGGAAATTATTCTTGAACGTCCTAGAGCTCCTG GTTCCAACAAAGATGAAGCTAAAGCTAGTGGAGACTCATTGGCTCAAATTGGGAAAGCAGGGGCTGTTCTTATGGTTTGTAGGACCTGTGGCAAGAAGGGTGATCACTGGACATCAAAATGCCCTTTCAAGGATCTTGCTCAGCCAAGTGAAACCTTCATGGATAAGCCACCTTCAGCTGAAGCGCCTGCTGCTGGTGGGGCCGGTTCTCAAAAGAGTGCTTATGTTCCTCCGAGCATGAGAGGTGGTGCTGCAGAGAGAGCAGGTGGTGGCGGGACTGAGATGAGAAGAAGGAATGAAGAAAACTCTGTTAGGGTCACCAACCTTTCTGAGGACACTCGGGAGGCTGATTTGTTGGAGCTGTTCCGTCCCTTTGGTCATGTCAGCAGAGTGTATGTTGCCATTGATCAAAAGACGGGAATGAGCAGAGGATTTGGTTTTGTCAACTTTGTCAACAGAGAAGATGCCGATAAGGCTATAAACAAGCTCAATGGTTATGGTTATGACAATCTCATTCTTAGAGTTGAATGGGCTGCTCCAAGAGCTACTTGA